A single genomic interval of Streptomyces sp. BA2 harbors:
- a CDS encoding Gfo/Idh/MocA family protein, with amino-acid sequence MRETEHEAGTGKRRLGVGMVGYAFMGAAHSQGWRTVGRVFDLPVQPVLSAVCGRDGAAVRAAADRLGWAAAETDWRALVARDDVDLIDICTPGDSHAEIAIAALDAGKHVLCEKPLANTVEEAEAMAEAAERARSRGQMAMVGFNYRRVPALALARQMVAEGRIGSLRHVRLTYLQDWLVDPGFPLTWRLRKDRAGSGALGDLGAHIVDLAQYLVGEPVAGVSALTETFVRERPLPDGASSGLTAEGGTATGQVTVDDAAVFTGRFPSGALASFEATRFAAGRKNALKLELNGSDGSLAFDLERLNELSFHDHTEPATSSGFRRILVTEPGHPYLEAWWPPGHGLGYEHTFVHQARDLLHAIATGEQPEPSFEAGLSVQRVLAAVEESAAKNSVYTPIASTPVTV; translated from the coding sequence GGGCGCCGCTCACTCCCAGGGCTGGCGCACTGTCGGACGCGTCTTCGACCTGCCGGTACAGCCGGTCCTCTCGGCGGTCTGCGGACGCGACGGCGCCGCCGTGCGCGCCGCGGCGGACCGGCTCGGATGGGCCGCCGCGGAGACCGACTGGCGCGCTCTCGTGGCCCGTGACGACGTCGACCTCATCGACATCTGCACCCCCGGCGACAGCCATGCGGAGATCGCGATCGCCGCGCTCGACGCGGGCAAGCACGTGCTGTGCGAGAAGCCCCTCGCGAACACCGTCGAGGAGGCCGAGGCGATGGCCGAGGCCGCCGAACGGGCCCGCTCCCGGGGGCAGATGGCGATGGTCGGCTTCAACTACCGCCGTGTTCCGGCTCTCGCGCTCGCCCGGCAGATGGTCGCCGAGGGCCGCATCGGCAGCCTGCGGCACGTCCGGCTCACGTACCTCCAGGACTGGCTGGTCGACCCCGGCTTCCCGCTGACGTGGCGGCTGCGCAAGGACCGCGCGGGTTCGGGCGCGCTCGGCGACCTGGGCGCGCACATCGTGGACCTCGCGCAGTATCTGGTGGGGGAGCCGGTTGCGGGTGTCTCGGCGCTGACGGAGACGTTCGTACGGGAGCGGCCGTTGCCCGACGGGGCGTCCAGCGGGCTCACGGCGGAAGGCGGCACCGCGACGGGCCAGGTCACGGTGGACGACGCGGCGGTCTTCACCGGCCGCTTCCCGTCGGGCGCCCTCGCCTCCTTCGAGGCGACCCGCTTCGCCGCCGGCCGGAAGAACGCCCTGAAGCTCGAACTCAATGGCTCCGACGGCTCGTTGGCCTTCGACCTGGAGCGCCTGAACGAGCTCTCCTTCCACGACCACACGGAGCCCGCCACGTCATCGGGCTTCCGCCGCATCCTGGTGACCGAGCCCGGCCATCCGTACCTGGAGGCCTGGTGGCCGCCGGGGCACGGACTCGGTTACGAGCACACGTTCGTGCACCAGGCCCGCGATCTGCTGCACGCCATCGCCACGGGTGAGCAGCCCGAACCGTCCTTCGAGGCGGGCCTCTCGGTGCAGCGGGTGCTCGCCGCGGTGGAGGAGAGCGCGGCGAAGAACTCGGTCTACACCCCGATAGCTTCCACCCCCGTCACGGTCTGA